The window AGTCCAAtggaaacatttttcctttttcaaatgtcATATGGTTCTTCAAATCTTTTTGAGATAAAGCAGAATTTTACAGTAACAAAAAGGGTGAAAGTAACAATTATATAATCTCCAAAATAGTTTTATCTTGAGGATTCTGTTATgaactgttgattttttttgacTTTCCATAAGACTAACGAGcctttacaatttaaaattaacagTGCAGTTTTGAAGACTGTAGGAAGGCCTTTAAGAAACATCAGCAGCTGAAAATCCATCAGTGCCAGCATACCAGCGAACCTCTGTTCAAGTAGGTACTTCACGTGGCTGAAAATCCCTTGGATTCTAGGTGTGAATAAGATTGGAAATGCAAGGGTGGtgttgagcattgtttcatgttttttggctatttatatatcttttgagaaatgtctgttcatatcctttgcccactttttgatggattatttgtttctcttgctgatttgagttctctgtagattctggatatacgTTCTTACTGGATGCATAATgtgccaatattttctcccactctgtggttgtctgtttactctgctgattatttcttttgcagtgcagaagcttttgagtttaattaggtcccatttatttctatttttgttgcatttgctgtCAGGGTGTTAGtaagaattctttgcctaggctgaTGTCCAGAGGAGTTTTTTCCAAtgttttttcttgaattatatttatggtttcaggtcataaatttaatttcagctgatttttgtgtaaggtgagagatagggacccagtttttccagcaccatttattgaatagggagtcctttccccagttTGTTTTTATATGCTTTGTTCAAGATCAGCTGGCTGTaagcatttggctttatttctgggttttctattttgttccattggtctaagtgcctatttttataccagtaccaccctgttttggtaactgtagcctcgtagtataATCTGAAGTCTagtcaaaggaaaagaagtcactatatgaaaaagatacatgcacatatgtttatagcagcacagttcacaacTGCAAACACATGGAGCCGATTTAAGTGCCCACTGaccaatgaataaagaaaatgtggtgtatatacaccatagaatactacacagccataaaagggaatgaaatgatgtcttttgcagcagcttggatggagctggaggccattattctcagTGAAGTcgctcaggaatggaaaaccaaataccatagtTTTCACCAAGTGGGTGCTAAGCTATGAGCCCAAAAAGACATAGAGTGCTTTAATGCACTTTGGGGATTTGGAGGGGGGAGTTCGGGGAGGGGGTGAAGGATGAAAGACTACACGCTGGGTACAGTGTATGCTGCTTGAGGGActggtgcactaaaatctcagcaCCACTATAGGGTTTATCCATGTAATGAAAAAACACCTGTAACCCGAAAAGCCATTGACATTTAAAGCAACAGTGGGACAAATCTTCTGAAAGCTTCCTAATCAACATTTTTCTGTTAATATGTACTGCATATGTACATTTACATATTGGGAGCATTTTAAAGGTTTGCTTTGctctaaaagaaatatttaatgtgtttgaaaataatttttgagattATTCTAGCTGTGGTTAAGCTTAAAGGCTGCGAAATTACTTAACTATTCAAATAGAGCCTGTGCAACTATATGAAATGTCATTATGGAGACATTCATTATGCTTTTCCTGTAGAACAAAACAAGTAATTGGGTTTATCTGCAGTTAGAGAGGGTTTTTTGAGGAACATGAGGGTGGCTGGACAAGTTGGGTAGACCTGCAAAAGGGCCAGCGGCTCTCTGCATGGCTCTGGCCATCTGGCACTTTCCCTCAGCTTGCACAGGCTGCCTTGTGCCTTGGAGTTGCTGCAGTGACCCTGCTTCTCCCTTGCTTGTGGGTGTGCTGCTGCTTTGCTGCTGATAGCTTTAGCACAGAGGGGGCATGTGCTTTTTATtgctcaccagaagcagatgcatCTACCGCTGTGCTCTCTTGCACACCCCCGGTGCACCATCATTAGGAAAGCTAGTCACAAGTGATTCAGAATGGCTTAGGGGTTTACCTAAGCCAAGTCAGATAACCTCTCGAAGTATCTTTTTGTAGCCATGAAAGCAGAGTGTATTTTCGGAGGTATAAAGATGAAAACTGTTTAATTGGGTTAAAAAAAGTAATGTGACTTTTTTCTCCAACAGTTTGTTTTGCCCTAAAGCTGGTCAAGTAACTTGAATCTCACTTGTGATGAGGTCTACATTTTAACATGGGTTTGGTTATGGGAAGAGGAGAGACTTCAGTGGGAGAAACAGGATAAAGCGCCATTGACCCTGAGCTGTGAAAATGGATTGGCTAATACCTCATGTGTTGCCAATGCAGGTGTACCCAGGAAGGATGTGGGAAACACTTTGCATCACCCAGCAAGCTGAAACGACACGCCAAGACCCACGAGGGTGTGTACGGACAGCCTGGGTGTGCTCCTCTGAGGGGGATGCCAAATCCTGGGTGCCTTTGAATCTGTTCCGTGATCACGCTGACAAGAAGGGAACTCTGTGGGCAGGGGACACCATCCTGCTTCTTTGGGTCTTACATTCTTGTCCAAAGAGGCactgtatatgtctgtttttccacTACCATGTCATTGCCGTTCACATGTAATGTGTTTTGTTCACAAGTGCCTGGGTACACGTTACACTGACGAATGTGCTGATGAGAGGGAAAGGCATCCTTCCTGTGAAGTCTGCCTATTCCATGATCATGCTGAGAAGATGGGAACTCTGTGAAGTTTGCTTCACAGGAAGGTGAAATCCTTAGAGGGAGGCACCTTGCTGTGCTACTGTTCAGTTTTACTGTAACGTaaatcttttttagtttttattcccacctcaggaggctgagttgaaTACTATTAGGAGGGGAATAGAAAATTATATAGGCACCTAAGTTTTCTTTGTAGTTATGGTCAGTGTTTACACTGAATATTCATGACAGACAATGCACCAATTTTTTTACATAGGCTATGTATGTCAAAAAGGATGTTCCTTTGTGGCAAAAACATGGACAGAACTTCTGAAACATGTGAGAGAAACCCATAAAGGTAAGGCAGGCATGAATGGCAGGCATGGTGTAAATGTTTGTCCCCACAGAACTCGTTTTGTGCTTTTCAAGAGTGAAATGCTGTGCGCTTTAAAGTAAAAGGGTTTCTATATGATATTTTGTGAAGTGCTGGGTATGATGTTGGAAAGGGGAGCAGAGCTGTGCTAGGTCTCTGAGCCATCCCCTCCATGCACAATTAGCATGCTGAAGGCGGTGGCAGGTGTGTAGTGAAGAATTTCGGGAGGCACTGCTGTTCTGTGGGACAGCCTGGTAAATAGTACCCAGCACACTGGGGGACAAGGAAGGACACCGTTTGGTCTGCTTCATGTTCTGTACCTCCCCGCAGTCACCTTCCTGAGAGCCCTGCCTTTTGGCAAGTGAGCAATGACTTTGTGGCATTTAAGAACTTCAGAGAGTTGAGACAAACTTCCTAGGTGATAAGAACAGGGGTTCCTTGGGAATTTCTGATTTGTATTTGCAAATCAGATTGTATTTGCAGGCACTGAATGTTacttatgtattaattttttctaaatgGTAGTATCTGGGGAAATTGGTGAAATTTGTCTGTCTGTCCCACCAGAGGAAATACTATGTGAAGTATGCCAGAAAACATTTAAACGCAAAGATTACCTTAAGCAACACATGAAAACTCATGCCCCAGAGAGGGAGGTATGTCGCTGTCCAAGAGAAGGCTGTGGAAGAACCTACACAACTGTGTTTAATCTCCAAAGCCATATCCTCTCCTTCCACGAGGAAAGGCGCCCTTTTGTGTGTGAACACGCCAGCTGTGGCAAAACATTTGCAATGAAAGTAAGCACTCACCCTCACAGTCGCGGTCCTGTAGTCTATGCGTTCACAACACagttttcatattaatatttcattaataactttctttcattttagcaAAGTCTCACTAGGCATGCTGTTGTACATGATCCtgacaagaagaaaatgaagctcaAAGTAAGTTGAAACTACTTAGGCAGCTTAGTTTTCAAACAGAAATTGTTTAAAGCCAGAAGGAGTCTGGAATTCTTTTCAGCTGCTTTCCTGTGTGAGTCTGCACTACTGCTGAAGACTTGACTTCCTCAGAGAGCAGTGTTGTATACTATACCTGCTGGTACATATGACTGTCGCAAAATTAACTCagataattttgattttgaattcTAATCGTGTGTCTTCCTTATTCCCAAAGGTCAAAAAATCTCGTGAAAAACGGAGTTTGGCCTCTCGTCTCAGTGGATATATCCCTCCCAAAAGGAAACAAGGGCAAGGCTTATCTTTGTGTCAAAACGGAGAGTCACCCAACTGTGTGGAAGACAAGGTGCTCTCGACGGTTGCAGTACTTACCCTCAGCTAAGAACTGCACTGCTTTGTTTCAAGGACGGTAGACGAAGGAGCTTACTTTCTCTCAGAGCatgcttttctttattaaaattactGATGCAGAACATTTGATTCCTTATCATTTCCTTGGTCTTGGTTCAAAGTGTCTCTTTTCTGGGTCTTTTGAGTTTCTCCATATGccttctcttcatttttgctTAAAGGACGAAGAACACACATTAAAGCTTTTCCTCCTTGAACAGCTTGTGGCCTAGATAAGAATGTAGCCATTCCAGGCATAGTCTGGAGTATTTGATGAAACATCTCCTCCTAAAAAAGGGAAACAGCCAGAGATTAATTTAAAATCAGAGGCTTTGTTGCCTTCTAGTGTTCTGCTCGAACATTCACAAAAACCGGCACCCTTGAATTGCTGCTGTCGGATAAGTGATTAGCTAATGAGTTCATATATATCTGGTTAGGCTGACTGAAATCTGTACAATAACACCATGTAACTAAACTGACATGCTGAATGCTTCCTAATTTTAAATCTCCACTTTGTCATGGCACTAAGAGGCTCCGTTTGGCTCAGATTACCCTCTCCCCTAAACAGAAAGCACTGGGTTTGGGCATTGGCAAAATACCTCCTCATCCCCAAGATGTCAGCCGAGCAGTTCTCAGCACTCTCTACTTCCCCTAACGGAGTCACTCTCAGTGGCTGAAACAAATGGATACCTGGACTCAAGAAAGTCTGAATCAGCTGGGTTGGGACCTATGCTAAGTGACTC is drawn from Papio anubis isolate 15944 chromosome 15, Panubis1.0, whole genome shotgun sequence and contains these coding sequences:
- the GTF3A gene encoding LOW QUALITY PROTEIN: transcription factor IIIA (The sequence of the model RefSeq protein was modified relative to this genomic sequence to represent the inferred CDS: deleted 2 bases in 2 codons), producing the protein MRSRGAGAGRGLVPSRPRAPGSVPASREGSAWSSGQGARFPARVSAHGSAPGPGRGGASALDPPAVVAESVSSLTIAEAFIAAGESSAPTPPRPALPRRFICSFPDCSANYSKAWKLDAHLCKHTGERPFVCDYEGCGKAFIRDYHLSRHILTHTGEKPFVCAANGCGQKFNTKSNLKKHFERKHKNQQKQYICSFEDCRKAFKKHQQLKIHQCQHTSEPLFKCTQEGCGKHFASPSKLKRHAKTHEGYVCQKGCSFVAKTWTELLKHVRETHKEEILCEVCQKTFKRKDYLKQHMKTHAPEREVCRCPREGCGRTYTTVFNLQSHILSFHEERRPFVCEHASCGKTFAMKQSLTRHAVVHDPDKKKMKLKVKKSREKRSLASRLSGYIPPKRKQGQGLSLCQNGESPNCVEDKVLSTVAVLTLS